In Planifilum fulgidum, a genomic segment contains:
- a CDS encoding HU family DNA-binding protein: MNKSELIERVAAATGKTKKEAGMVVDAVLETISEALKRGEKVSLVGFGNFEVRERSARTGRNPQTGETIHIEATRVPAFKPGKQLKEAVN; encoded by the coding sequence ATGAACAAGTCCGAACTGATCGAACGGGTGGCTGCCGCCACGGGTAAGACCAAAAAGGAAGCCGGTATGGTGGTGGACGCCGTGCTGGAAACCATCTCTGAAGCCCTCAAGCGGGGAGAGAAGGTTTCTCTGGTCGGTTTCGGCAATTTTGAAGTGCGGGAGCGGTCGGCGCGCACCGGTCGGAATCCCCAGACCGGGGAAACGATTCACATCGAAGCCACCCGCGTCCCTGCCTTCAAGCCCGGCAAGCAGCTGAAGGAAGCGGTGAACTGA